CCACATAGCAAAGGCACCCGCGGGACAAAACCCCTCAGCCATGTGGAAAAAGATCTGCAGAGTCAGTTGTGATCCTTATTCCGTCCAAGTAAAAAACGGGATCCCCGCACCGGGGGATCCCGTTTGTTCCGTCCCAAAATTTTGTTGGTACACAGGCAGTTGTTTCAGCTGCCTGACCAGGGACTCCGGCCTCCGGCGTTTGGCGCCGGCTTTTCGCTTCATCGAAAACTGCCCGGCCAAGTCCGTCCGACACCCTCTTCACCCGGTTCGCTGCTGCCGCCGCAAATGCCGCCGGATGTCCCGTTCTCATCTTTGCAAATCATACCCAGGTAAACAACCGAGATGTGGATCTCCCGCAAAATGAAATGAATCACGTCGATCTCGTATTGTGAAGTTTAGTCACCCGACCACGGAGAACATCAGACCGGAAATCACCCAGGGATACCAACCGGACGCGACGGGCGGGCCGGGAAACACGCGGCTCAAATCCCCCCACCTCTTCCGTCTTCCTTTTCCGCGACGAGAATAGAGAATCCCCTTGATCGCTGTCGAAGCGATCGCGTACCTGATCGATCCGGCCGCTCCCGATATCGGCCCCCAAGCATTCCAATCCGGTAAGGATCCCCTCTTTCTCGGCCAGGGTGACGAAGATGGAGATGCCGCCTGGCACGGCGGGATCGAGGTAAAGGCGGGACGATGTTTGCCGCTGTGCATAGAAACAGATCCTGAAGATCGGGCTGTACGAGAAAGGTTTCCACATCGAAGAGCGCGAAACCCGCTTTCTTCAGGCGGGCCGTCAACAGGAAGACCGGCGGCATCTGCCGGCAGGCCGCCTCCAGGGCCCGGGGGAGTATTCCCGGAGCCAGAATCGCCCCTCTGCTCCGGTGAAGAGCTGAAACCAATCGTCCGGACCGGAGAACGCGGCCGCAAAGGCTTTCCCGATATTTTGTATGGGATGAGCACAAAGCACCATCGTCGCCCCGTCGAAGGACCCGTCCGGAAAGGGCAAGGCTTCGGCAAGCCTGCATCCATTTCACCCGGTCCGATTTTCGCTCCGCCCCCGGATCATCTCCCGGGACACGTCGGCGCCCGTCATCTTCAGTCCGGTTCCGCCAAAGGGGTGTTCCTCTCCCGCATCCCATATCCAGGACCGGTGGTCCATCCCGCAACCGGAGATGGACCCGCAGACGATGCACCATCTCGGGATCCGCCCGCGGGTCGCGCCATCATCCCTGCCGGTCCGGCATAAAGAGCGGTCCTGCTCCCCTTCCTTTCCGAACGATTGGCGGTGAAACGCAATGTTGGCCCCGGCTGCCCCCGTCTGTCGGTTTTCTGCCTCATCTATGGGGGTGACGTCCCTGTTTTCTCCCGTAAAGATAAACGGCACCGATCGCCCAGCCGAAGGCGAACCCGCCCGCAGCGGCAACCCATATCCATTCGAAAATGCCGCCCTCGATGATGATTTCTCCCTGCAGCACGATTTTCCAATTTTCCCAAAAATACGGGTCCCCCCGGCGGGTGATGTGAAGTTCCGGACGACCCGGGTAGCCGATCAACAGGAGCTGAACGGCATTGGTCAAATAATACGACACAATCGAAGCACACCAAGTCAAGAGGCCGGCCAAAGCGGACCGCAGCGCGGATCGGGAGGTGCGCGCCTCCAGAAGGGCGACGGGGAGGATCGGCGCCAGCCAGATGCCGAGGCTGAGAACAAACCACAGGAGTCCTCCGCCCAGCAGATCGAACACGAGGCGATGGTAGTAAAAATCGAAGGCGCCGAACAAAATGCCGATCAAAAGATAAATCCACCAGCGCATGAATGTGCTCCTTGAAATGGTCTTTTGCCATGCATCCCGTTTGTTGTTTTTCGCCAACATCCCGGCAGTTCCTGCTGAAAGGGACAGATTCCAAAAAAATACGGATCCTGTTTGCGGATCCGACGATGGATTGAGGCCGGAGACAACCGCTCTACAGCAGCAGATAAACCAGCGGCGTGGCGATCAGGAGCGTCAGGATCGTCCGCTCCACCCAGATGACCAGCAGTTCCCAGATGGAGACGGGGATCTCCGTCGACAGGATGCAGGGGATGGAGGCGGAGAAGAACAGCACCGCGGACACGGAGACGATGCCGATGATCATTTTGGTGACCAAGGGAGCTTCGGCGACCAAGAGTGCCGGCAAAAACATCTCGGCGATCTCCACCGCGGCGGCCTTGGCGGCCAGAAGCGGTTCCGGAATCTGCAGCAGCCAGGTGAAGGGCACGTACAGGTACCCGAGAGTGTCAAAGAGCGGCGTGTATTTGGACAGGAGCAGACCGATCAGTCCCACGGACATGATGGAAGGGAGGATGGCCATCGTCATGACGAAGCCGTCCCGCAGATTGCTCAAAATGTTATTGGCCAGGGAAGGGGCTTTGGCCGCCGCTTCCAGGGCTTCTCGCCAGGCGTGATGCAGCAGGCGCTCCCGATATTCCGGCTCCGGCACGCCTTTTCCTCCGTAGTAGGATTCGCTTTTGCCGCGGAGGGGCCAAATTCGGACACTCAGGGCGGTGACGGCAAAGGTGACGAACAGGGAGAGCCAGAAATACAGGTTCCAGTGTTCCATCAGTCCCAGGGTTTTGGCGACCACGATCATGAAGGTGACGGAGACGGTGGAGAAGCCCGTGGCGATGATGGTCGCTTCCTTGGCGTTGTAATAGCCTTCCTTGTACAGGCGGTTGGTGATGAGCAGCCCGATGGAGTAACTGCCGACGAAGGAGGCGACGGCGTCGATGGCCGACCGGCCGGGGGTTTTCCAGATGCGCCGCATCACCGGACGGAGGAAGACACCGACGAATTCCAGAAGACCGTAGCCCACCAACATAGCCAGGAAGACGGAGCCGACGGGAACCAGAAGCCCCACGGGGATCACCAGCTTTTCGAAGAGGAAGGGGCCGAGGTCCGGGTCAAAGAGCCATTTCGGACCGAAATCGAAGACGAGCATGATCGCCGTGATCAGTCCCAGAACCTTGAGAATTGAGAACACCAGCTCTACCCGGTTCTTCTTCCAAGTTCCCCGGACAAAGGGATAGACGGCTCCCAACAGGATTACGAGGAGGGCGTAATAGGGAACGGCCGGTCCGAGATCATTGCGGATTCCCGTGACCAAATGATCCAGCGGAATGGAGGAGGTGCCCCCCAGGGGGATCGGAACGAAAAACATAAAGAGACCGACGGCGCTGAACAGAATCAATTTTGCGACATCTGAAGGCCGAAACGAACGCTCCGGCGAATGAACTTTTTCCGGTGCGGTTTTTTCCATGATGATTCCTCCTTGCTGTCATCCGGTGAAGCAGGGCGGCGGAGGGGACACCTTTGTCCGCGGGAGCGCTTGGGGCACGTCCCCTCTGCCAGTCGCCCATGTTTCGCCGGGAAGGTCGGATCTGGGTTTTCACAGCCCTTTGCGCTGCGCAAAACCGGTCAGAAAGGAGAGCATCGTGTGGACCCCCGCTTTGACGGTGACTTCCCGCACGTCCCGTTGAGGGTCCAGACAAACCAGGTCCATCGCCTTCACCTTGGGGTGGGTTCCGGCGATGCGGACCGCCTCAAACAACTCCTCCGTCCGCATGCCGCCGGGAGTGGAGGCCGGGGCGCCGGGAGCGACCCCCGTATCCAGAACGTCCATGTCCACGGTCAGGTAGATGGTGTCCACCTTGCCGGCCAGAAAGTCGAGGGCTTCGGCGACGGCCTGATCCACTCCCCTGCGGCGGGCCTCCTTGAGGGTGACGTAGCGGACACCGGCGCGGTCGGCGTACTCCTTCAGCGATTTGGCGTTGAAGAACCCGTGGAGGCCGATGTTGCAGACGTCTTCCCCCCGGATCGTGCCGCTTTCGATCAGGTTGCGGATGGGCGTTCCGTTGGTGGGGCCGTGATCCTCCAGACTGCGCAGGTCGAAGTGGGTGTCCAGCTGCAGGATGCCGATCCGCTCCTCCGGATGCGCCCGCTTCCACCCCTTGACCAGCATGGCCGTGATGGAGTGGTCGCCGCCCATCACCAGCGGCAGGGTGTGGGGATGGTGCTCCCGCATCGCCGCCATCGCTTCGAGAATGTTGCGGTGGCAGGCGGCGATGTCGGTCACGTGTTGCCGCACGTCCCCCAGGTCGACCACCCGCAGGGGGGAAAGGTCCACTCCCTCGTCCAGGTTGTAGGTGGCGAAGTATTTCCACGCCCGACGCAGGGCGTCGGGAGTTTCGCTGGCCGCCGACGCGCTGATGGAGGAGCGGGAAAGGGGGACGCCCAGCAGGGTGACATCGATGTCCCTCCAGTTCGGCGCGCTGTCAGCGGGGTCCAGCGTCTCGATCCACTCGTGCACCTTCGGTTCCGCCGGGAGAGGGTCCGGCCGGTTCCACCGGAAGGATGGGGGATTCAGCATCGGATAGGGATAGTTCGTCCGGCGGGTCGTCAAGCCGCATCGCCTCCTTTTCACCGGTTTTCATTGGACAGGACCACTTCGCCGCCTTTGATCACCGTGTGGACGTGATTGACCCCGAAGGCGTACTGCAGGCTCATGTAGTTGGGAACATCAAACAGAACGAGGTCCGCCTTTTTCCCTTCCTCGATGCTGCCGATCTCGCGCCCCCTCCGGATGGCGTGGGCCGCGTTGATGGTGGCGGCGGTGAGGACCTCCGCAGGGGTCATGCCCATCTTGAGGCAGCCCAGATTCATGATCAGCGGCATGGAGACGGTGGGAGAGGAGCCCGGGTTGCAGTCGGTGGAAAGGGCGACGGGGACGCCGGCGTCGATCATCCGCCGGCCGTCGGCCGACTCCGCCATCAGGAAGAAGGCGGTTCCCGGCAAAAGCACCGCCACCACGCCCTTTTCCGCCAGGGCGCGGATGCCCCGCTCCGATGCCTTGAGCAGGTGATCCGCCGAGACGGCTCCCACCTCCGCCGCCAGTTCGGCCCCTCCGTAGGGCTCGATTTCGTCGGCGTGGATCTTGGGAAGAAGTCCCCATTCTTTCCCCGCTTCCAGGATGCGGCGGGACTGCTCGGGCGTGAAGACGCCCTTTTCGCAGAAGACGTCGTTGAATTCGGCCAATTTTCTTCGGGCCACTTCGGGAATCATCTCCCGGATGACCCGTTCCACGAAGTCGTCGGGTCTCTCCCGGTAGGCGACGGGGACGGCGTGGGCGCCCATGAAGGTGGACACCACATCCACCGGATGGTTCCGATTCAGCTCCCGGGCCACTTCCAGCTGTTTCAGTTCGTGTTCCAGGGTGAGGCCGTAGCCGCTCTTCGCCTCGACGGTGGTCACGCCGTGGCGCAGGAACAGATCCAGGCGCTTCCGGCTTTCCTCGTAGAGCTGTTCGTGCGTCGCCTTTTGGGTGGCGGCGGTGGTGGCGTGGATGCCCCCGCCGGCGTTCATGATCTCCATGTAGGTGGCGCCCTTCAGGCGCATCTCGAATTCGTTCTCCCGGCTCCCGGCATACACCAGGTGGGTGTGAGGGTCCACCAGGCCGGGGGTGACCAGACGCCCCGTGGCGTCGATCACCCGGGCCTCCTCCAGGCGGGAGCCGTACTTTTCCGCAATTTCCCGGTCGGTGCCGACGGATTGGATGATTCCCTCTTCGATCCAGACGCTTCCGTCTTCGATGATGTGAAGCGCCTCCATCGCCTTGCCGGTCAGGGGAGCGTCGGAGCTCCCTTTCAGTGTGACCAGTTGACTGGCGTGGCGGATCAGGAGCGGTCTGCGGTTCATGCGGATCCCCCTTCCAGCATCGGGATGCGGATGCCCTTCTCCCGGGCGAATCGGATGGCCTTTTCGTATCCCGCGTCGGCATGGCGGACAACGCCCATTCCCGGGTCGGTGGTGAGCACCCGTTCCAGGCGCTTCTCCGCCGCTTTGGTGCCGTCGGCGACGATCACCATGCCGGCGTGGAGGGAGTACCCCATCCCCACGCCGCCGCCGTGGTGGACGGAGACCCAGCTGGCGCCGCCGACGGCATTGATCAGGGCGTTGAGGATCGGCCAGTCGGCGACGGCGTCGCTTCCGTCCTTCATCCCTTCCGTCTCCCGGTTGGGGGAGGCGACGGATCCGGAATCCAAGTGGTCCCGGCCGATCACGATGGGGGCTTTCAATTCCCCGCGGGCCACCATGTCATTGATGATTTTCCCGAAGCGGGCCCGCTCTCCGTATCCCAGCCAGCAAATCCGGGCCGGAAGTCCCTGGAAGGCCACTTTCTTCCGGGCCATCCGGATCCAGCGGCACAACCGCTCGTTGTCGCTGAACTCCCGCAGGATCACCTCGTCCGTCTTGTAAATGTCCTCGGGGTCGCCGGAGAGGGCCACCCACCGGAACGGCCCCTTTCCTTCGCAGAACAGGGGGCGGATGTAGGCAGGGACGAAGCCGGGGAAGTCGAAGGCGTTTTCCACCCCTTCATCCTTGGCCACTTGGCGGATGTTGTTGCCGTAGTCGAAGGCGACGGCGCCCCGCTTTTGCATCTCCAGCATGGCCCGGACATGGATCGCCATGCTCTCCTTGGCCAAGGCGATCAGCTTTTGCGGATCGGACTTGCGGAGCGCGGCGGCCTCCTCCAGGCTCATTCCCCGGGGGATGTAACCGTTCAGGGGGTCGTGGGCGGAGGTTTGATCGGTGACGATGTCCGGGATGATTCCCCGGGAAACCATCTCCGGCAGAATCTCCGCCGCATTCCCCAAAAGCCCGATGGAAAGGGGTTTCCCCGCCTCCTTCGCCTCCATGGCCAGGCGCACCGCTTCGTCCAGGCTTTCCGCCATCCGATCCAGATAGCGGGTTTGCAGGCGGCGCTGGATCCGGGAGCGGTCCACCTCCACGGCGATGATCACCCCTTCGTTCAGGGTGACCGCCAGGGGTTGGGCGCCTCCCATCCCGCCCAGCCCGGCGGTGACGGTGAGGGTGTGTTTCAGGGATCCCCCGAAATGGCGCCGGGCGCACTCGGCAAAGGTTTCATAGGTGCCCTGAACGATCCCCTGGCTGCCGATGTAGATCCAGCTTCCGGCGGTCATCTGTCCGTACATGATCAGACCCTTCCGGTCCAATTCGTGGAAGTGGTCCCAGGTGGCCCAGGCGGGCACCAGGTTGGAGTTGGCGATCAGCACCCGGGGGGCGTCCGGGTGGGTCCGGAAGACGGCCACCGGCTTTCCCGACTGGATGAGCAGGGTTTCGTCGTCCTCCAATTCCTTCAGGGTCCGGACGATGGCTTCAAAGGCGTCCCAGTTGCGCGCCGCCTTTCCGATCCCGCCGTAAACCACCAGATCCTCGGGGCGCTCCGCCACCTCCGGGTCCAGGTTGTTCATCAGCATGCGCAGGGCCGCCTCCTGAATCCAGCCCTTCGCATTGAGACGGGTTCCGCGCGGGGCGCGGACGGTCCTCGGTTTCGCCTGGGGTTTGTTCATGGTCGCACCTTCCTTCGTTCGCAATTCCCTTTCTCTTTCGAGTATACGAAATGCGGGGAGACGGAAATAGAAGTTCCTTTTTTGAAAAAGGAGAGATTTTTTTGAGAAGGAATTTGGGTTGGAAGCGATTTCGCCGCTTGTCTTTCTCTTTTTTGTCCCCCTTTCTGTTTTTTAGGTTCCGGTACTCCCTGGGGGTGGTGCCCGTCATCTCTTTGAAGACCCGGCTGAAGTGATTGGCATTGGGAAATCCGCACCTGCTCGCGATTTCCTGGATCGACAGGGAACTGGAGGCGAGCAGGCGGCAGGCGTGGCGGATCCGGATGGTCCGGAGCAGCTCCCGGAAGGTGACCTTTTTTTGACGGGACAGCAGGTGGCTGAAATAGGCCGGGTTTCTTCCCACGTGTTCGGCCACCTCCTTCAGGCTCAATTCCGGGCGGTGAAATTCCTTCTCCATATACCGGACGCCCTGTTCCACCGGGTCGGAGAACTCCCGGCGGGAAGGATCCTCCGCGGCTTCGAACAGTTCGTAGATGAAGAGCAAAAGGTCCTGCACGATCCGGTACAGGAGGGGCTGGTAAAGCACCGTGGCAAAAATCTGATGGTAACGGTTTTCCAGAACGCTGTCCCGGTTGAGCCCTTCCCGTTTCATGAACCGGCGGAGTTGGGCCAGGATGCTCGTCAGGCGGATGCGGAGCAGACCCGGGTCCGGATAGGGAGGGGTGAGGGAGAGAAATTCGTGTTGCATCCAATTTTTTACATCGTCGCGGTTTCGCCCGTCCAGCATTTCCAGCCACCGCTGCTGTTCCTCCGGCGTGAGAAAGGGATCCAATTCCCGCCACTGGACCGGCTGTTCTGCCTTCACCACCTGCCGGTCTCCCCGGTAGAAGCGGAGTTGCAGGGCCTGGCGGGCGGTCTGGTACTGTTCCCGCAGCGTGAGGGCGTTCCCGCCGGGATGAAGCACCACGAACAGCGAGATGCCGAGCCGCTCGGCTCCTTCGTTGATCATCCGGTAGGCTTCCCGGTGTAGCGCCTGTTCAGTCTCCTCGCCAGCCCGGGGGAAAAGGGCGACGACGGCATCGCTTAAGGGAAGCAGGGTCGGTTGCGAACGAAAGGGATAATTCTGAAGGAAGCGGTGCAGGGGAGCGATCTCCTCGGGCGTTTCCGGCTGGATCAAGAGCAGGGTGGCGGGTTTGGCTTCCTCTTCCGCGAGAAACAGCGCCCGATAGGAGAAGGCGGGGGATGCCGACGGAGGGGGCGGGGAATCCATGCGGGCGCTTTCCGCCAGTTCCCGGTAACAGCGGATCAAGGTCCGGCGGACCCGGTCCGGCGAGACGGGCTTGACCCACAGGTCGACGGCGCCCAGTTCGATCGCCTGCATTGCCCGTTCGAAGGTGGCCTCCGCCGTGATGCCGATCACCCTGCGGGCGTAGCGGCGCGCCGCTTGCCGAAATCCGTCCCATCGGTCCCGGGGAATCATGTCCAGCTCGATGCAGATCACCTCGGGAACCTCCTGCAAAAGCCGTTCCAGGGCGGAATCGTGGTTTTCCCCGTGGATCACCCGGTCGAAGGGAACCGGATAGGACTGAATCAGCCATTCCAGACCGGTCCTTTCCTTTGCATCCCTGTCTGCGATCAACAGTTTCACGGTCATCATCTCCACCCGTTCCGGACTTGAAAAAACCCGTCGCCTTTGGGCCGAGGCGCGAGGCGGCACGCCCTCACGTTTTGCCGCATCGTCTGCCATGCTCCCATTATACCTGAACCGTCTCCGTTATTTCGGCATTCCCCCTTGCGCCCTTTTTTATGAGAAAAACGGTTGACAGAACGGCGCAGATGTTATACTGTGTATATAGATATAAACACATATACAGTCGAAAGG
The sequence above is drawn from the Planifilum fulgidum genome and encodes:
- the hutI gene encoding imidazolonepropionase encodes the protein MNRRPLLIRHASQLVTLKGSSDAPLTGKAMEALHIIEDGSVWIEEGIIQSVGTDREIAEKYGSRLEEARVIDATGRLVTPGLVDPHTHLVYAGSRENEFEMRLKGATYMEIMNAGGGIHATTAATQKATHEQLYEESRKRLDLFLRHGVTTVEAKSGYGLTLEHELKQLEVARELNRNHPVDVVSTFMGAHAVPVAYRERPDDFVERVIREMIPEVARRKLAEFNDVFCEKGVFTPEQSRRILEAGKEWGLLPKIHADEIEPYGGAELAAEVGAVSADHLLKASERGIRALAEKGVVAVLLPGTAFFLMAESADGRRMIDAGVPVALSTDCNPGSSPTVSMPLIMNLGCLKMGMTPAEVLTAATINAAHAIRRGREIGSIEEGKKADLVLFDVPNYMSLQYAFGVNHVHTVIKGGEVVLSNENR
- the hutG gene encoding formimidoylglutamase, with protein sequence MLNPPSFRWNRPDPLPAEPKVHEWIETLDPADSAPNWRDIDVTLLGVPLSRSSISASAASETPDALRRAWKYFATYNLDEGVDLSPLRVVDLGDVRQHVTDIAACHRNILEAMAAMREHHPHTLPLVMGGDHSITAMLVKGWKRAHPEERIGILQLDTHFDLRSLEDHGPTNGTPIRNLIESGTIRGEDVCNIGLHGFFNAKSLKEYADRAGVRYVTLKEARRRGVDQAVAEALDFLAGKVDTIYLTVDMDVLDTGVAPGAPASTPGGMRTEELFEAVRIAGTHPKVKAMDLVCLDPQRDVREVTVKAGVHTMLSFLTGFAQRKGL
- a CDS encoding YjiH family protein, which translates into the protein MEKTAPEKVHSPERSFRPSDVAKLILFSAVGLFMFFVPIPLGGTSSIPLDHLVTGIRNDLGPAVPYYALLVILLGAVYPFVRGTWKKNRVELVFSILKVLGLITAIMLVFDFGPKWLFDPDLGPFLFEKLVIPVGLLVPVGSVFLAMLVGYGLLEFVGVFLRPVMRRIWKTPGRSAIDAVASFVGSYSIGLLITNRLYKEGYYNAKEATIIATGFSTVSVTFMIVVAKTLGLMEHWNLYFWLSLFVTFAVTALSVRIWPLRGKSESYYGGKGVPEPEYRERLLHHAWREALEAAAKAPSLANNILSNLRDGFVMTMAILPSIMSVGLIGLLLSKYTPLFDTLGYLYVPFTWLLQIPEPLLAAKAAAVEIAEMFLPALLVAEAPLVTKMIIGIVSVSAVLFFSASIPCILSTEIPVSIWELLVIWVERTILTLLIATPLVYLLL
- the hutU gene encoding urocanate hydratase; this encodes MNKPQAKPRTVRAPRGTRLNAKGWIQEAALRMLMNNLDPEVAERPEDLVVYGGIGKAARNWDAFEAIVRTLKELEDDETLLIQSGKPVAVFRTHPDAPRVLIANSNLVPAWATWDHFHELDRKGLIMYGQMTAGSWIYIGSQGIVQGTYETFAECARRHFGGSLKHTLTVTAGLGGMGGAQPLAVTLNEGVIIAVEVDRSRIQRRLQTRYLDRMAESLDEAVRLAMEAKEAGKPLSIGLLGNAAEILPEMVSRGIIPDIVTDQTSAHDPLNGYIPRGMSLEEAAALRKSDPQKLIALAKESMAIHVRAMLEMQKRGAVAFDYGNNIRQVAKDEGVENAFDFPGFVPAYIRPLFCEGKGPFRWVALSGDPEDIYKTDEVILREFSDNERLCRWIRMARKKVAFQGLPARICWLGYGERARFGKIINDMVARGELKAPIVIGRDHLDSGSVASPNRETEGMKDGSDAVADWPILNALINAVGGASWVSVHHGGGVGMGYSLHAGMVIVADGTKAAEKRLERVLTTDPGMGVVRHADAGYEKAIRFAREKGIRIPMLEGGSA